One part of the Clostridium thermosuccinogenes genome encodes these proteins:
- a CDS encoding LL-diaminopimelate aminotransferase, which produces MALVNENHLKLPGNYLFAEIAKRVNAYKSEHPEAKIIRLGIGDVTRPLPQASIEAMHKAVDEMGHVETFQGYPEYEGYDFLIEKIIEVDYKKRGIKVERDEVFVSDGAKSDTANIQELFGVNNKIAVTDPVYPVYVDSNVMAGRTGALGSDGKWSNVVYLSCTAENNFIPELPKEKVDLIYLCFPNNPTGMTLTKEQLKAWVDYARKNKAIILFDSAYEAFIHEKDVPHSIYEVEGAREVAIEFRSFSKTAGFTGTRCAYTVIPKEVTAYTASGEACSLNRMWYRRQATKFNGVSYIVQRGAEAVYSEEGQQQVKELIGYYMENARIIREGLQSIGIQVFGGVNSPYIWLKTPKGMDSWAFFDKLLKEINVVGTPGVGFGPSGEGYFRLTAFGSRENTEEAVERFRTKLKI; this is translated from the coding sequence ATGGCATTAGTTAACGAAAATCATTTGAAGCTACCCGGCAACTATTTGTTTGCTGAAATTGCAAAAAGGGTAAATGCCTACAAAAGCGAGCATCCGGAGGCTAAGATTATAAGGCTTGGTATAGGGGATGTAACACGACCTCTGCCACAAGCCAGCATAGAAGCGATGCACAAAGCAGTAGATGAAATGGGACATGTGGAAACCTTCCAGGGGTACCCCGAATATGAAGGCTATGATTTTCTGATAGAGAAAATAATCGAAGTAGACTATAAAAAGCGCGGCATCAAAGTGGAGAGGGACGAAGTTTTTGTTAGTGACGGTGCTAAAAGCGATACGGCAAATATACAGGAACTGTTTGGAGTGAATAATAAAATTGCGGTTACAGACCCGGTTTACCCGGTATATGTGGACAGCAATGTAATGGCCGGAAGAACGGGAGCGCTTGGGAGCGATGGAAAATGGAGCAATGTGGTATATCTCTCCTGCACGGCGGAAAACAACTTTATACCGGAGCTTCCCAAAGAAAAGGTTGACTTGATATATCTCTGTTTTCCCAACAACCCTACAGGTATGACGCTAACCAAAGAACAGCTGAAAGCATGGGTTGATTATGCAAGGAAAAACAAGGCCATCATTCTTTTTGATTCTGCCTACGAAGCATTTATACATGAAAAGGACGTCCCCCACAGCATATATGAAGTGGAAGGGGCAAGGGAAGTGGCGATAGAATTCAGGAGCTTTTCCAAAACTGCGGGATTTACAGGAACGAGGTGTGCTTACACAGTAATACCAAAGGAGGTAACTGCATATACCGCTTCGGGAGAGGCATGCTCCCTCAACAGGATGTGGTACAGAAGGCAGGCCACCAAATTCAACGGAGTTTCCTATATAGTGCAGAGGGGTGCGGAAGCTGTATATTCAGAAGAAGGTCAGCAGCAAGTTAAGGAGCTGATCGGCTATTATATGGAAAATGCCAGGATAATCCGGGAAGGACTGCAAAGTATAGGCATTCAGGTTTTCGGAGGAGTAAATTCCCCTTATATATGGTTGAAAACACCGAAGGGAATGGACTCTTGGGCATTTTTTGACAAGCTGCTGAAGGAAATAAATGTTGTGGGAACTCCGGGAGTAGGATTTGGCCCCAGCGGAGAAGGATACTTCAGGCTGACGGCTTTTGGAAGCAGAGAGAACACGGAAGAAGCTGTGGAAAGATTCAGAACAAAATTAAAAATTTAG